The following coding sequences lie in one Flavobacterium sediminis genomic window:
- a CDS encoding metal-dependent transcriptional regulator, with translation MTISEENYLKVIYHLSLVSPKGVNTNAIAGMMDAKASSVTDMIKKLADKELVSYIKYQGVSLTEKGSYSAKMIVRKHRLWEVFLVEKLRFSWDEVHEIAEELEHIKSEKLINRLDEFLGFPDFDPHGDPIPNTNGEIKKINKLLLLEGMLQTPYVCIGVKDTSSDFLRYLDKQKIALGSVITILEKDDFDDLLKIEVNGVRSVISTKIAGNLYIKKQ, from the coding sequence ATGACTATTTCAGAAGAAAACTATTTAAAAGTAATTTATCACTTGTCTTTAGTTTCACCAAAAGGGGTTAATACGAATGCTATTGCAGGAATGATGGATGCCAAAGCTTCATCGGTAACGGATATGATTAAAAAACTGGCAGATAAAGAATTAGTGAGCTATATTAAGTATCAAGGTGTTTCTTTAACTGAAAAAGGCTCTTACTCAGCTAAGATGATTGTGAGAAAGCACCGTTTATGGGAAGTCTTTTTAGTAGAAAAATTGCGATTTTCTTGGGATGAAGTACACGAGATCGCGGAAGAACTCGAACACATAAAGTCTGAAAAACTAATCAATCGTTTGGATGAATTTTTAGGTTTTCCGGATTTTGATCCGCACGGAGACCCGATTCCGAATACAAACGGTGAAATTAAGAAAATAAACAAACTACTATTATTAGAAGGGATGTTGCAAACACCTTACGTTTGTATAGGGGTGAAAGATACATCATCAGATTTTTTACGATATTTAGACAAACAAAAAATAGCATTAGGTTCTGTAATTACTATTTTAGAGAAAGATGATTTTGATGATTTGCTGAAAATTGAAGTGAATGGGGTCAGATCTGTGATTTCAACGAAGATTGCCGGAAATTTATATATTAAAAAACAGTAG
- a CDS encoding HD domain-containing protein, translating into MGKAIIDNTIGFVKKQLANAEGGHDWFHIQRVFQNSVQIAEHETDCNIEIVQLAALLHDIADSKFHNGDETVGPKTAREFLLQQEVDEEIVRHVVSIIENISFKGGNFNPDFSSLELQIVQDADRLDAIGAIGIARTFNYGGFKNRPMYDPAIAPKMNMTKEEYKKSNAPTLNHFYEKLLILQDKMNTETGKKMAKERHRFMELFLAQFYSEWDGLL; encoded by the coding sequence ATGGGTAAAGCTATCATCGACAACACTATAGGTTTTGTAAAAAAACAATTGGCAAATGCCGAAGGTGGCCACGATTGGTTTCACATTCAACGGGTATTTCAAAATTCTGTTCAAATTGCAGAGCATGAAACTGATTGTAATATAGAAATTGTCCAATTAGCAGCTTTACTCCATGACATAGCTGATTCAAAGTTTCACAACGGAGATGAAACCGTCGGACCTAAGACCGCTCGTGAATTTCTTTTACAACAAGAGGTTGACGAAGAGATTGTTCGTCACGTTGTCTCCATAATAGAGAATATTTCGTTCAAGGGAGGGAATTTCAATCCTGATTTTTCTTCTCTTGAACTTCAAATAGTTCAGGATGCAGATCGTTTAGACGCTATAGGAGCCATAGGCATAGCCCGAACTTTTAATTATGGTGGCTTTAAAAACCGTCCGATGTACGATCCTGCAATTGCACCTAAAATGAATATGACTAAAGAAGAGTATAAGAAAAGTAATGCTCCTACTCTAAATCACTTTTACGAAAAACTTTTGATTCTTCAAGATAAAATGAATACGGAAACGGGTAAAAAGATGGCAAAAGAAAGACATCGGTTCATGGAGCTTTTTTTAGCTCAATTTTACTCGGAATGGGACGGACTGCTTTAA
- a CDS encoding transporter, protein MIKKHIYLILFGSFLQAQESAVTAINTDRPDQTETAFLVPKGRFQMENGFSYTKHTSKSYNINFIENLWKYGFSEKIEFRMITELTKEKDETQEVSGFRPIAFGTKIKLTEENGIFPKISLIAHAHLVKSASKAFRNEKWAPEFRLTFLHNLHHNQTFSYNLGTEWDTNDLFPVYIYTVSYGYSITGRLGVYAEVFGNLTKKEPAQHLFDGGFTYLISSDFMVDCSAGLGLNSAAPKYYWATGFSFRL, encoded by the coding sequence ATGATTAAAAAACACATCTATTTAATTCTTTTCGGTAGTTTTTTACAGGCACAGGAATCCGCAGTAACAGCTATTAATACGGACAGACCCGACCAGACAGAAACAGCCTTTTTGGTTCCTAAAGGGAGATTTCAAATGGAAAATGGTTTTAGTTACACGAAGCATACTAGCAAAAGTTATAACATCAATTTTATCGAAAACTTATGGAAATATGGTTTTTCAGAAAAAATCGAATTCAGAATGATAACCGAATTAACAAAAGAAAAAGATGAAACTCAGGAAGTAAGCGGCTTCCGTCCGATAGCATTCGGAACTAAAATAAAACTTACTGAAGAAAACGGAATCTTCCCTAAGATTTCTCTCATTGCCCATGCTCACTTAGTTAAAAGTGCTTCAAAAGCATTTCGCAATGAAAAATGGGCACCTGAATTCCGACTTACATTTTTACACAATCTACACCACAATCAAACATTCAGCTATAATTTAGGAACAGAATGGGATACTAACGATTTATTTCCGGTTTATATTTATACTGTTTCTTATGGCTATTCAATTACTGGCAGATTAGGGGTTTATGCAGAAGTTTTTGGTAATCTTACGAAAAAAGAACCAGCCCAACATCTTTTTGATGGCGGATTTACCTATTTGATTTCATCCGATTTTATGGTTGATTGTTCGGCCGGTTTAGGCTTAAATTCAGCTGCTCCGAAATATTATTGGGCTACAGGCTTTTCATTTCGTCTTTAA
- a CDS encoding FeoB-associated Cys-rich membrane protein, with product MQQILVYITVAFALIFLIRKFFWRKKTKKSNSCGEDCNCH from the coding sequence ATGCAACAAATTTTAGTTTATATAACAGTCGCTTTTGCCCTGATCTTTCTGATTCGTAAATTCTTTTGGCGAAAAAAAACAAAGAAATCCAATTCCTGCGGAGAAGATTGTAATTGTCATTAA
- a CDS encoding alkaline phosphatase D family protein: MNQDSLSRRRFLINSVLTTGGLLLAPNFISCSDDDTVYAIPRDYTSDKFPHGVASFDPTHDQVIIWTRYNTTESSVSIIWQVAYDPDFETVFRSGEVTTDASRDYTVAIELQNLESNKKLYYRFFNMTERNASVVGETITLPLDVNEIKLAVCSCSNYPAGLFNVYNAMANSDADIIVHLGDYIYEYGQDQYGTNDYTNTLGRTHHPANEIITLNDYRTRYKQYRSDKNLQLAHQKKPFICVWDDHEIANDAYKDGAENHQASEGSFEARKEAAIKAYSEFLPMKTNDINLIYRSFKIGNLVNLIMLDTRIIGRDQQLDYANYYDTSGNFDAVSFQTDWLNPNRSILGSTQRNWLISEVTGSPAHWQVLGQQVLMGKMMIPAELLGTLAAIQSEGSASPATLQYFQQQITELVTIKLRFANGDPTLTPAELTRINTVLPYNLDAWDGYPMEREMLYAGFAGKKVISLAGDTHNAWYNKLTDNSNNEKGKEFATSSVSSPGLEVYLGIDPTGISGFEDALQLLIDDMDYLNASDRGYVTVKFTPSTVNAEWNFVSSVFTENYTETTERTESYSL, from the coding sequence ATGAATCAAGACTCTCTTTCCAGAAGACGCTTTTTAATCAATTCTGTTCTTACAACAGGTGGTTTATTATTAGCTCCTAATTTTATCAGTTGTAGTGACGACGACACTGTCTATGCTATTCCCAGAGATTATACCTCAGATAAATTTCCTCATGGCGTAGCTAGTTTTGATCCCACTCATGACCAAGTCATTATATGGACCCGCTACAATACAACAGAGTCTTCTGTTTCCATCATTTGGCAAGTAGCTTATGATCCTGATTTTGAAACAGTTTTCAGATCCGGTGAAGTTACAACTGATGCTTCAAGAGACTATACTGTTGCTATTGAGTTGCAAAATCTGGAGTCAAATAAAAAATTATACTACCGCTTTTTTAATATGACAGAAAGAAATGCCTCTGTTGTAGGAGAAACAATCACTTTACCTTTAGATGTTAATGAAATAAAACTGGCTGTTTGCTCCTGTTCTAATTATCCGGCCGGTTTATTTAATGTCTACAATGCTATGGCTAACTCAGATGCAGATATTATTGTTCATTTAGGTGATTACATCTACGAATACGGTCAAGATCAATATGGAACAAACGATTACACCAATACACTAGGAAGAACGCACCACCCGGCTAATGAAATTATAACTTTAAACGACTATAGAACACGCTATAAACAATACCGATCTGATAAGAACTTACAACTGGCTCATCAGAAAAAACCATTTATTTGTGTATGGGACGATCATGAAATAGCGAATGATGCTTATAAAGACGGAGCTGAAAACCATCAGGCAAGCGAAGGTAGTTTTGAAGCCCGAAAAGAGGCTGCTATCAAAGCTTACAGCGAATTTTTACCGATGAAAACCAACGATATCAATTTAATATACAGAAGTTTTAAAATCGGAAATCTTGTTAACTTAATCATGTTAGACACCCGTATCATAGGACGAGATCAACAATTGGATTATGCAAATTATTACGACACATCCGGAAACTTTGATGCGGTTTCATTCCAGACAGATTGGCTGAACCCTAACCGCTCTATTTTAGGTTCCACACAAAGAAACTGGTTGATCTCCGAAGTAACCGGAAGCCCTGCACATTGGCAGGTTCTGGGACAACAAGTTTTAATGGGTAAAATGATGATTCCGGCTGAATTATTAGGAACTTTAGCCGCCATTCAGTCTGAAGGATCTGCTTCGCCAGCCACATTACAATATTTTCAACAGCAAATCACGGAATTAGTTACAATCAAATTGCGTTTTGCAAATGGAGATCCTACACTTACTCCGGCAGAACTAACCAGAATAAACACTGTTCTACCTTATAATTTAGATGCATGGGATGGCTATCCAATGGAACGGGAAATGTTATATGCCGGTTTTGCCGGAAAAAAAGTTATCTCCCTTGCCGGAGACACACACAATGCCTGGTACAATAAATTGACTGATAATTCCAATAATGAGAAAGGTAAAGAGTTTGCCACCTCGTCTGTGAGTTCTCCCGGACTGGAAGTTTATCTGGGAATAGATCCTACCGGTATTTCCGGTTTTGAAGATGCCCTACAACTCTTAATTGATGATATGGATTATCTGAATGCTTCTGACAGGGGTTATGTAACTGTAAAATTTACACCAAGTACTGTTAATGCTGAATGGAACTTCGTTTCTTCTGTATTCACTGAAAATTATACCGAAACTACTGAAAGAACAGAATCTTATTCTTTGTAG
- a CDS encoding Nramp family divalent metal transporter, with protein sequence MKKNNSLEEVHNSIDTGAKTSVFKRILAFFGPAYMVSVGYMDPGNWATDLAGGSRFGYTLLWVLLMSNLMALLLQSLSARLGIVRQRDLAQASRDTYSRPVNFILYFLAEIAIAACDLAEVLGMAIGLELLFDIPLLWGVSITLLDTFLLLFLMNKGIKKMEAFIISLIAIIGLSFIIEIFLAEPEMSEMAKGLIPSIPGGEALYIAIGIIGATVMPHNLYLHSSLVQTRKFDRTKKGIKQAIKYNFWDSVIALNLAFFVNAAILILAAATFYRNGMFEIAEIQDAHKLLQPLLGTKWAAILFALALIAAGQSSTITGTLAGQIVMEGYLNLRIQPWVRRILTRLVAIVPAFLAIYYFGERSTGELLILSQVILSLQLGFAIIPLIHFVSNKQKMQGFEISLPTKIVSWLVTLVIVSLNIKLVYDEIHSWLMSSENPVYIWVFVIPLAVFFLFLLVYITIKPVLEKARGQAKLVPHIDKIIVSENNRSITYANIAIALDFSEIDKKSLESAFQLGGKEAKYVLIHIVETVGAFVYGDKAHDFETMSDARYLDEYKKKMEAFGYKVEVRLGFGNPKTGIPEVVNGADFDILIMGAHGHNWVKDLLFGTTVGAVRHKINIPVLITV encoded by the coding sequence ATGAAGAAGAATAACTCATTGGAAGAAGTTCATAATTCGATAGATACAGGAGCAAAAACATCTGTTTTTAAAAGGATATTAGCTTTTTTTGGCCCAGCTTATATGGTAAGTGTCGGGTACATGGATCCCGGGAATTGGGCCACAGACCTTGCGGGAGGAAGCCGATTTGGCTATACTTTGTTATGGGTTCTCTTGATGTCTAATTTAATGGCCTTGCTTTTACAAAGTTTGAGTGCCAGATTAGGAATTGTACGGCAAAGAGATTTAGCTCAGGCCTCCAGAGATACTTATTCGAGACCTGTTAATTTTATATTGTATTTTTTAGCAGAGATTGCAATTGCGGCTTGTGATCTGGCTGAAGTTCTGGGAATGGCAATAGGACTTGAACTTTTATTTGATATTCCATTATTATGGGGCGTTAGCATTACGCTTTTAGATACGTTTCTTTTATTGTTTCTGATGAACAAAGGCATCAAAAAGATGGAAGCCTTTATTATTTCGTTAATTGCAATTATTGGTCTCTCCTTTATTATAGAAATATTCCTTGCTGAACCGGAAATGAGTGAAATGGCAAAAGGATTGATTCCTTCTATTCCCGGAGGTGAAGCGCTTTACATTGCTATCGGAATTATAGGAGCAACTGTAATGCCGCATAACTTGTACCTGCATTCTTCATTAGTACAAACCCGAAAGTTTGACCGAACCAAAAAAGGAATTAAGCAGGCGATCAAATACAATTTCTGGGATTCAGTAATTGCTCTGAATTTAGCTTTTTTCGTTAATGCGGCAATTTTGATTCTTGCTGCAGCCACTTTTTACAGAAACGGAATGTTTGAAATAGCTGAAATTCAGGACGCTCATAAATTGTTACAACCGCTTTTAGGAACAAAATGGGCTGCTATTTTATTTGCACTGGCTTTGATCGCCGCAGGACAAAGCTCAACAATCACAGGGACATTAGCCGGACAAATTGTAATGGAAGGCTATCTGAATTTGAGAATTCAACCGTGGGTTAGAAGAATTTTAACCCGTTTGGTGGCTATAGTACCGGCTTTTTTGGCTATTTATTATTTTGGAGAGAGGTCAACAGGAGAATTATTGATCTTAAGTCAGGTTATCCTGAGCTTGCAATTAGGATTCGCGATTATTCCATTGATTCATTTTGTGAGTAATAAACAGAAAATGCAAGGCTTTGAAATTTCTTTGCCAACTAAAATAGTTTCCTGGTTAGTAACTTTGGTGATCGTTTCATTAAACATTAAATTGGTGTATGATGAGATCCACTCATGGCTTATGTCTTCTGAAAATCCGGTTTATATCTGGGTATTTGTAATACCTTTAGCTGTTTTTTTCTTATTCTTACTGGTCTATATTACAATTAAACCGGTCTTAGAAAAAGCACGAGGGCAAGCCAAATTAGTACCGCATATCGATAAAATAATCGTGTCAGAGAATAATCGTTCTATTACGTATGCTAATATTGCAATTGCATTAGATTTCTCTGAAATTGATAAGAAAAGTTTAGAGAGTGCTTTTCAGCTTGGAGGAAAAGAAGCGAAATATGTTTTGATTCATATTGTAGAAACTGTTGGAGCGTTTGTTTATGGAGACAAAGCGCATGATTTTGAAACTATGAGCGATGCCAGGTACTTAGATGAATATAAAAAGAAAATGGAAGCTTTCGGTTATAAAGTAGAGGTTAGATTGGGCTTCGGAAATCCTAAAACAGGTATACCGGAAGTAGTAAACGGAGCCGATTTTGATATTTTAATTATGGGAGCTCATGGCCATAATTGGGTCAAAGATTTGCTTTTCGGAACAACCGTGGGGGCTGTACGTCATAAAATAAATATTCCGGTTTTAATTACAGTTTAA
- a CDS encoding phosphoenolpyruvate carboxylase, with product MYSLPKLERFNQNVASKYNIYNSIFITLPFDEINNTGVLLPLFSEVCEQGFKSNMSPDEIFNAFVSKYLDNPTEGQKISLMLRFIQYVERQVVLFDAIEDAAFSVVNNLEGRGSLRDMKENADQRSKLQELNDFLEDFKVRVVLTAHPTQFYPGSVLGIITDLTEAVKVNDLNKIKELLAQLGKTPFIKKEKPTPFDEAVSLIWYLENVFYHTIGEMMQYIQKNITKGKGLSNDLLNLGFWPGGDRDGNPFVTTEITLKVADRLRTSILKCYYLDVRKLKRKLTFSGVDVLVAELENKLYRSVFYSSGNIYITKDEFLESLQQIRKLVVEKHQSLYVDEIDLLINRYNVFGFHFATLDIRQNSKIHKQVFQDIISHVPAIFPEDYDELDEVEKIEILSNVKANLQEYDFDNEMTKATISSIKAVKVIQDKNGELGCNRYIISNNESALNVMETLAMFHLTGWENPTVDIVPLFESVEDLMNADKVMERLYTNSVYSKHLAKRGGQQSIMLGFSDGTKDGGYLMANWSIYKAKMALTAISRKYNIKVVFFDGRGGPPARGGGKTHQFYASLGPKIENKQIQLTVQGQTISANFGTLDSSRYNMENLLSAGANNQVFHSDENELTAKEENVLQELSEVSYQKYIDFKKHPKFVPYLEQMSTLNYYAKTNIGSRPSKRKQSAQLNLDDLRAIPFVGSWSQLKQNVPGFFGVGTALAHFENSNRWEEVQQLYHSSLFFRTLIENSMMALSKSFFPLTAYMKKDPEFGAFWQLIYDEFLETQRLLLKLSGFKELMENYPDSKASVAMREKIVLPLLTIQQFALLKIKELKESPEENADKIAIYEKIVTRSLFGNINASRNSA from the coding sequence ATGTATTCTTTACCTAAATTAGAACGTTTTAATCAAAACGTCGCCTCAAAATACAATATTTACAACAGCATATTCATTACACTCCCATTCGATGAGATCAATAATACCGGAGTTTTATTGCCGCTATTTTCTGAAGTCTGCGAGCAGGGGTTTAAAAGCAATATGAGCCCTGATGAAATTTTTAATGCGTTTGTAAGCAAGTATTTGGATAACCCTACTGAGGGCCAAAAAATAAGCCTGATGTTGCGATTTATTCAATATGTTGAACGACAGGTAGTGTTGTTTGATGCAATTGAAGATGCTGCTTTTTCAGTAGTGAACAACCTTGAAGGAAGAGGATCACTTCGTGATATGAAAGAGAATGCTGACCAGCGTTCTAAACTTCAGGAGCTAAATGATTTTCTGGAAGATTTCAAAGTGAGAGTTGTACTGACAGCCCACCCTACACAGTTTTATCCGGGTTCGGTTTTGGGTATCATAACAGATTTGACAGAAGCTGTTAAAGTCAATGACCTCAATAAAATAAAAGAATTGTTGGCTCAGTTAGGTAAAACTCCTTTTATCAAAAAAGAAAAACCGACACCTTTTGATGAAGCGGTAAGTTTGATCTGGTATTTAGAAAATGTATTTTACCATACAATCGGTGAAATGATGCAATATATTCAAAAGAATATTACAAAAGGGAAAGGTCTGTCCAATGACCTCTTAAACTTAGGGTTTTGGCCCGGAGGAGATCGGGACGGGAATCCGTTTGTTACTACTGAGATCACATTAAAAGTAGCAGACCGATTGCGAACCTCTATTTTGAAGTGCTATTATTTAGATGTTAGAAAACTGAAAAGAAAATTAACTTTTTCCGGTGTTGATGTTTTAGTAGCTGAACTGGAAAATAAATTATACCGTTCGGTATTCTACTCGAGTGGAAACATTTATATTACAAAAGATGAATTTTTAGAGTCATTACAGCAAATCAGAAAATTGGTGGTAGAAAAACATCAATCGCTTTATGTGGATGAAATCGATTTGTTAATCAATAGGTATAATGTATTCGGATTCCACTTCGCAACCTTAGATATTCGTCAGAACAGTAAAATTCATAAGCAGGTTTTTCAGGATATTATTTCCCATGTTCCTGCAATCTTTCCTGAAGATTATGACGAACTGGATGAAGTTGAAAAAATTGAAATTCTGTCCAATGTAAAAGCAAACCTTCAGGAATATGATTTTGATAATGAAATGACCAAAGCAACAATCAGCTCGATAAAAGCTGTTAAAGTTATTCAGGACAAAAACGGAGAATTAGGATGTAATCGTTACATTATCAGTAATAATGAAAGCGCTTTGAATGTAATGGAAACTCTGGCGATGTTTCATTTGACAGGGTGGGAAAATCCTACAGTTGATATAGTGCCTTTATTTGAATCGGTAGAAGATCTGATGAATGCAGATAAAGTAATGGAACGTTTGTATACGAATTCTGTGTATTCGAAACATTTAGCAAAAAGAGGAGGCCAACAGAGTATTATGCTTGGCTTTTCTGACGGTACAAAAGATGGCGGGTATTTAATGGCTAACTGGAGTATCTATAAAGCTAAAATGGCATTGACGGCTATTTCCAGAAAATATAATATAAAAGTCGTTTTCTTTGACGGGCGAGGAGGACCACCTGCACGCGGAGGAGGAAAAACACATCAATTCTATGCTTCTTTAGGTCCGAAAATTGAGAACAAGCAAATCCAGCTTACAGTTCAGGGGCAAACCATAAGCGCTAATTTCGGGACTCTGGATTCCAGTCGTTATAACATGGAAAATCTTTTGAGTGCCGGAGCCAATAATCAAGTATTCCATAGTGATGAAAATGAATTGACAGCCAAGGAAGAAAATGTACTTCAGGAACTTTCTGAAGTGAGCTATCAAAAATATATTGATTTTAAAAAGCACCCTAAATTTGTTCCTTATCTGGAGCAAATGAGTACATTGAATTATTATGCTAAAACTAATATCGGAAGCCGTCCGTCAAAAAGGAAACAATCTGCTCAGTTGAATTTAGATGATCTGAGAGCAATTCCTTTTGTAGGTTCCTGGAGCCAATTGAAACAAAATGTTCCCGGTTTCTTCGGAGTGGGAACTGCTTTAGCTCATTTTGAGAATAGCAATCGATGGGAAGAAGTACAGCAGTTGTATCATTCTTCCTTGTTTTTCAGAACTTTGATCGAGAATAGTATGATGGCTTTAAGTAAATCTTTCTTTCCACTAACGGCTTATATGAAAAAAGATCCTGAGTTTGGAGCATTTTGGCAATTGATATATGATGAGTTCTTAGAAACGCAGCGCTTATTGTTAAAATTGTCAGGCTTTAAGGAATTAATGGAGAATTATCCGGACAGTAAAGCTTCTGTTGCTATGCGGGAAAAAATTGTATTGCCATTACTAACGATCCAACAGTTTGCCTTATTAAAAATCAAGGAATTAAAAGAGTCTCCGGAAGAAAATGCTGATAAGATAGCGATATATGAAAAAATTGTAACACGGTCACTCTTCGGAAATATCAATGCGAGTAGAAACTCAGCATAG
- a CDS encoding BrxA/BrxB family bacilliredoxin → MYPEEMVRPMKAELTDAGFVELYTEQDVENALAKEGTTLVVINSVCGCAARNARPGAKMSLDNAKKPAHLVTAFAGVDKDAVTKAREHMFPFPPSSPSIALFKDGELVHMLERHHIEGRPAELIAENLKDAFDEFC, encoded by the coding sequence ATGTATCCAGAAGAAATGGTAAGACCTATGAAAGCGGAGTTAACAGATGCCGGTTTTGTGGAATTATATACAGAACAAGATGTAGAAAATGCTTTAGCTAAAGAAGGAACTACTTTAGTAGTGATAAACTCCGTTTGTGGCTGTGCTGCCCGAAACGCAAGACCGGGTGCAAAAATGAGTTTAGACAACGCTAAAAAACCAGCTCATTTAGTAACCGCTTTTGCAGGGGTTGATAAAGATGCTGTGACAAAAGCCAGAGAACACATGTTCCCCTTTCCTCCTTCATCACCAAGTATTGCTTTGTTTAAAGACGGAGAATTGGTACACATGTTAGAGAGACACCATATTGAAGGGCGTCCGGCAGAATTAATTGCAGAAAATCTAAAAGACGCTTTCGACGAGTTTTGTTAA
- a CDS encoding acyl-ACP desaturase gives MSIHNIRLEVMQFLEKKIDSFVEEFLIPVEKIWQPSDLLPDSENENFLENVKELREIAKDLPYDFWVVLVGDTITEEALPTYESWLMNVEGVDQEGRNGWSKWIRQWTGEENRHGDVLNKYLYLSGRVNMKEVEQTTHHLINDGFDIGTGTDPYKNFVYTSFQELATYISHNRVALLAKKYGDIKLSKMCKLIAGDEMRHHMAYSTFVKNIFEVDPSQMMLAFQHMMKHKITMPAHFLRESGQKISTAFEQFSDSAQRIGVYTAQDYVEILQKLIDKWEIDKMTNLTDEAEKARDFLMKLPQRMAKISERLVIPETSHIFKWVQPATV, from the coding sequence ATGTCTATACACAACATCCGATTAGAAGTGATGCAATTTTTAGAGAAAAAAATTGACAGCTTCGTGGAAGAATTTTTAATTCCGGTTGAAAAAATCTGGCAACCATCTGACTTACTTCCGGATTCTGAAAACGAAAACTTTTTAGAAAACGTTAAAGAATTACGGGAAATAGCAAAAGATCTTCCTTATGATTTTTGGGTAGTATTAGTAGGAGATACTATCACTGAAGAAGCTTTACCTACCTATGAATCTTGGTTAATGAATGTTGAAGGCGTCGATCAGGAAGGAAGAAATGGTTGGAGCAAATGGATTCGTCAATGGACCGGAGAAGAAAACCGACATGGTGATGTTCTGAACAAATATTTGTATTTGTCAGGACGAGTAAATATGAAAGAAGTAGAACAAACTACTCACCATTTAATCAATGACGGTTTTGATATCGGTACAGGAACTGACCCTTATAAAAACTTTGTATACACAAGTTTTCAAGAGTTAGCAACATATATTTCACATAACAGAGTAGCCTTATTAGCTAAAAAATACGGAGACATTAAGTTGTCCAAAATGTGTAAACTCATTGCCGGAGATGAAATGCGTCACCACATGGCTTACAGCACTTTCGTAAAAAATATTTTTGAAGTTGATCCGAGTCAGATGATGTTGGCTTTCCAACACATGATGAAACATAAAATTACCATGCCAGCTCATTTTCTGAGAGAATCAGGTCAAAAAATCAGTACCGCTTTTGAACAATTTTCAGATTCAGCCCAACGCATCGGTGTATATACCGCTCAGGATTATGTTGAAATCCTTCAAAAGTTGATTGACAAATGGGAAATTGACAAAATGACCAATTTAACTGATGAAGCCGAGAAAGCAAGGGATTTTCTAATGAAATTACCGCAAAGAATGGCAAAAATATCAGAACGTTTGGTAATTCCGGAAACAAGCCATATCTTTAAATGGGTTCAACCGGCAACTGTTTAA
- a CDS encoding lysophospholipid acyltransferase family protein — translation MQKIISIPLSIIFYVLFFLWLVLFEPIQRICLNVFGYNAHRRSVAILNLFLVRTTHILGTTYSITGRDQLPKNAPLIIIANHQSLYDIPPIIWFMRHWHPKFISKKELGKGIPSISYNLKHGGSALIDRKDPKQALPAIKKVGEYINKNNYSVVIFPEGTRSKTGKPKAFSVNGLKMLYKFAPDAYFVPISISNSWKMTRFGQFPLGLGNRLYFNIHEPLKISDYSFEEIFEKTENVIINNLK, via the coding sequence ATGCAAAAGATTATCTCTATACCGTTGTCTATTATTTTTTACGTGCTGTTTTTTTTATGGCTCGTACTATTTGAACCGATCCAACGTATATGTCTTAACGTTTTCGGCTATAATGCTCATCGCCGGAGCGTGGCCATCTTAAATTTATTTCTAGTTCGGACTACTCATATCTTAGGAACGACCTATTCAATTACAGGAAGAGATCAGCTTCCGAAAAATGCACCTTTGATCATCATCGCAAATCATCAAAGCTTATATGACATACCACCGATCATCTGGTTCATGCGTCATTGGCATCCGAAATTCATCAGTAAAAAAGAATTAGGAAAAGGAATTCCTAGTATTTCATATAATTTAAAACATGGCGGTTCGGCACTTATTGACCGGAAAGATCCGAAACAAGCTTTACCGGCCATAAAAAAAGTGGGAGAATATATCAATAAAAACAACTATTCTGTCGTTATATTTCCGGAAGGGACCCGTAGTAAAACCGGAAAACCTAAAGCTTTTTCTGTTAACGGGTTAAAAATGCTCTACAAGTTTGCACCGGATGCTTATTTTGTTCCTATCAGCATCAGTAATTCTTGGAAAATGACTCGATTCGGACAATTCCCGTTAGGGCTTGGAAATCGTTTATATTTTAATATCCATGAACCTTTAAAAATTTCGGATTATTCTTTTGAAGAGATATTCGAAAAGACCGAAAATGTTATTATAAATAATCTTAAATAA